cccccccagtcagacctgcgagaggatggacgatggcgcacataggtagcggccaactgactacataggatgtctctatagtagttccgtttgtcctccctctcagcagatgtaaaaaaggcctccattttgaaccggtagcgagggtacaacaaggtggagagccagaagtcatccctctgccaaatggtgacaattctgctgtctctacgcaagcaagtgagtatGCATCAGGTCATTTATGTAAGTggctcagagggactccctgcctccatctccactgcatactgccacgatgtgtccaggtcctctgcctcgtcttcctcatcgccctgtagctcctctggctgctcctgctcctcctctcctgtcacctgtgtagaaaaaccacccatttcgctacacattgcttgtgctccaatgtcctcctcctcctccaattcagcccccacaggactcatgtggccgtgagatctaggcaccacatctccagtcccctgaccagccagatttaccagcatctgttccaggacatgaagcagtgtaatgacgttgttcatcccgtagtcctagcgactgacaaataatgtggcctcctcaaaggtgctgagcaaacggcaggtgtcacgcatgagctgccactggctgacatcgaagttacacaggggagtactcctgtctacttggatcatcaagtaatcgtttatggcctttctctgttcgtatagtcagtccaacatatggagggtggaattccaacgggatagaaacgttgcatatcagcctatgttgggggatgccgttctgccgctgcagctcaaggaggatgtgctttgcgatgtacgagtggctgaagtgcatgcagatgggtggaagacttcaggaaccccttgacaaccagattgaacacgtgtgccatgcagggcgcatggctcagccctccttgacacagcgctgACATCTTGTTCTGAGGcggaggacacggtggaggatgaggatgaggaggcagaggtggacattgtcgcaggaccaatggcgtgagaacgtggaggcggaagcggtgtcacctggccaagttgctggtgtggctgtgcaggaaccacattcgccCAGTGGGTCAtataggacatatattgtccctgaccgtagttacagctccacacgtcggcgctgtcgtgcactttggcagacaccgacaggctcaatgactggcccaccacttggaaagagagggactgcatctccagcaacttggccaggagcacgttcagcttctgcgccattggatgagtgcatgcatactgttgtctcttggcaatcgcttcggtgatcaattgctgacggaatgactgatgaggagaaggagcaggagcatcaggaccagcagatgatgggaaggacagacagttcccttcggctgaggtggtggagccttgactgcctgaaatcaggtgcgtgacactgggtgatgcagcggttgctacggcaggctggaccaccatgatcatagcaggctggatgctggaggcaggaggctgggcaggCGGACGGGCACTGGCAGCataacttcctacgtcacgtgcctgctccggccactttatgaatgaagcaggcggcacaggcacgcaacgtaggaagttacgctgccagtgcccgcccgcccgcccagcctcctgcctccagcctgctatgatcgtaagtacaggctgctcagtgctggatcgaaaatatgtatagttaaccattgcctgcctgcagttacagataccattagtacagtgagcggggcccgatgcaatggaatacaatgactgcactgggcccccgctgccatttaaaaactagtgtagatgccagcccccagcctctgtattggggggtcattcacagtgcttgacactgttatggggggatctgtggatgtcaaatagcataagatgctatttatctgtcatccacagatccccccatagcagtgtcatgccatccacagatgcccccataacagtgccacccacagacgcccccataacagtgtcagccacagacccccataacagtgtcagccacagacccccataacagtgtcagccacagaccccataacagtgtcagccacagaccccataacagggtcagccacagacccccataacagtgtcagccacagaccgccataacagtgccagccacagacgcccccataacagtgtcagccacagacgcccccataacagtgtcagccacagaccccataacagtgtcagccacagacccccataacagtgccatctacagacgcccccataacagtgtcagccacagaagcccccataacagtgtcaagcacagacccccataacagtgtcagccacagaccccccataacagtgtcagccacagacccccataacagtgccatccacagacccccataatagtgtcattcacaggctaccattagttcaaagcccaccaaaagcacaccttttggttcaaaatgtattttttcttattttcctcctcaaaaacctaggtgcgtcttatgggagcTGGCCTTCTTatcgggcgaaaaatacggtaatacatacttttttgccactaattcactccaaaaagggcttcaattttctcacttcaccacacaacggctaataagcccttttttcccactaatacaagccaaaaaatgctttagaaaatataactgcacacaagggcaaataagacgtagaaatatttccttgtaatataccctgttaatggctgtatcaaacagcacttgcaccccaataacaagagcggtttgctggaattacagagctgtataatggcaatttggatcttcagtcagtgcagcaaggtgtagtaggattgtttctattacccaggctgtaacttcccctactgaactctgttcttcaatactgtggaatgattcctccctatccttttccctgaacttctatacagcaaaaaaaaagttttaaagtcttttctaccactgtcccgagcgtctgctgacatctctccctgcactaagtacactggaaaatggctccaGATGGCTTGGATgagtccaagatggctgaggctatttatagggctgtgacatcacagggctggctggctgctgattggctgcatgcatggcattgtgggtgatatctcgttcccagagttccttgctccatgtcctaacacgtgcagcagccattttaggaaaaaatacggttcgttaccacgaagtgtcagaaaattcggatttggtgcaaatcaaatttttcctgaaattcggatttaattccacttcgtcaacttcgattcgctcatctctactaatgacctattctgaggataattGATCAGTaatgaaatctcagaaaacccctttaattttggtgATTACATGTCCTCCTTGTATCCTCCTAAGTAATCATATATTACCAGTTCCATCTTGCTATTCAGGATGAGGAGGGAGGAATCCATTTTGCTGCACTCTTTCTGTGAATTCGGCCACGTCTGATGAGATGAAGAGAAAAAATAGCAACTTGAACCGAGCAGGGTCCATCCAACCGGACAGGACGTACAGAGACCTAGTGATATAATGAGAATTTGAAGATTTAGTAAGTttccttctgttacaaactctctcaaCTCTTGGCACCATGGacttggccctctcctggatcgcatcatacctcacagaccggacatttagtgtttcccactctcacaccacctcctcatctcatcccctctctgttggtgtccctcaaggctctgtcctaggacccctgctcttctctatctacaacttcggcctgggacagctcatagagtcccatggctttcagtatcacttttattctGACGACAGAAATCTACCTcactggtccagacatcaccaccttactatccagaatcccacaatgcctatcttccatatcctccttcttctctctcactttctaaaacttaacatggataaatctgaatttatcatctttcccccatcttgctcaacctatctatcacaatcaatggctgcacactccccCCGGGTCAACCAAGtccactgccttggagtgaccttggattctgccctctccttcagaccacacatccaagctctttccaccacctgccgctccaactcaaaaatatctcccgCATCCAAGCATTCCTCAGCCATGAgtttgcaaaaatgcttgtacatgtcctcatcatctcctgcctagactactgcaacatcctcctcggTGGCCTTTCatctcacacccctccaatctatcctcaccTCTGCTGCCCTGTTAATCCATCTCTCCCCCCGTTACTTCTCTGCCAATCccctcactggctccccattgcccatccaattcagttcaaaatactaacaaatacatataaggtcgtccacaacctgtccctccCTACATcacacaatcgcctccaagatttctcccgtgcatcccccacactctggaactctctaccccaacacATCAAACTCTCAACCTACAGTGGAATCACTTCAAAAGAAACGTTAAAACCCACCtcctcagacaagcctacaaccagtgaccctgctgcctccctaccgccatgaccagctttaccctcacctatTGTGTCCTTCCTCCATGCCTCGTAGATTGTAAGCtttcgcgggcagggccctctcttcttctgtaccagtttgtaactcgtcttgttcatgattAGTGCTaaagtctgtattatgtatgtgcaccccttatcatatgtactgtACAGCGCCAtgaaatgaatggcgctttaataataaataataataataaaataggtGATGCAGTACAACATGCACATATGGAGCATTATATAGCTCATCCCCTAGGCTCCCTTTGCAGTATATTGCAGCCCTATAGATGTGAGAGCAGTGCAGTCACAGGTCTGGTCACCATCACAGATATTTGGACCCCTTAAAGGCAAAAGGTAAGGGGCCCTGAACCCGCTATTGTATCCATCAAGTATCCATATTGTACTCTGTTAGGCTATAAGGACTCTGTTAGGCTGCTATACTTGATGGCTGCATAcgtaacaccccagaatggtgttaccactcctgcaccctgctactgtctttattgggctaacaccaatgtcatcttatgtatttttttccacgtgtgcattcctaatctgtttgcaactgttgtgttcATGTAATGGAcctagttcaccagcaggtggcagcaaacacgggcAGAGCTGTACTTGGATAGAATGGAGctaaccattccattctaacccccctctggagagaagtgggcaccATGTTGGGAACCAGGTTTGCACATTCAATCGTGCCCTTCATTCAATAGGTATGACTCCATAGCTCCTTTGCAGTGACTGGTGGGTAGTTGGCAATCCACAAGTGAGTGTGAGTCCCTTATTTGTCCATGACAGCAGTGCacaggggttgtgccaagttttaaaCTTATCCTCTATCTAACtgttgtgggggtctgactgcagtgacccccaccgatcatgaaaACGGGGGTCTTGTTCGTCCCGTATAAATGGACCGGTGGAGCATATGTCCCCAATTCTCATGATTGGAGGGTGTCCCTGCAGTCAGACTTGAACTGATCAGACACATATtcgctatcctgtggataggggatacagTTAAAACTTGGCACAAACCTTTTTGAGAAACATAAGCTGCTCGCTAATAATTCCTTTTTAGCTAAGGACAGAGAGGTGCAAGAATGTGAAGCAAGAGGTTTGGGGGTTAGTTAGGGGTAGTGTGGGGTGAATGAGAAAAGTCATTGTCTTTGCAGACTTACCCAAGAATTTTTTAATGGATTGTACATCTGACTTTAGGACAGCTAGTTGACTCACTGAAAAATATCAATAAAatgcttatatagcaccaacatagtcCACAGCTCTGTCCACACAAGAGGCAACTTTGTAAGAAGACTATGTTTTGGAgtgttgaaaaaaaattgaaaactcaGAGAAAACCTCACAATCAGAGGGGGAACATACAAACAATATATAagtgttgtccttggttggatttgaaatCAGGACCTCAGCTCTGCAAAGTCACTTGTTCTATATCAGTATTATCCACTGATCCTGTGTACAACAAATTCCTCAGAATATCGCAACAAAGGGGACCTAGCTATCTGTCAAAACCTGCCTAAacgtgtggccctccagctgttgcaaaactacaatttcgTTCATGACCGGACAGCCTAGAGCTATCAcggcatgctggcagttgtagttttgcaaactggagggccacaagtttgACATCTCTGGTCTAAACCATAGCAGACCTGCTAACCTTTGCACCGAGACAGGGCGGCAAATCAAGGATCACATCGTGCACATTAGGGCACCACTTGATAGTGGCCACAGCACTTTGCCAGAGGAGCCATGGCTGCGTCCATGAGGCCCTTCATGGTCAATTAATACCTAATGCACCTACTTTGCTACCATTTGGTGTGTACAATTGCATTTGTTTTAAGTGAAGATTTTTAATTAAAGGCTCTACTTACGCAAGGTCTGGTTGACGTTCATCAAGTCATTCTTGACCGTTTCTATTGCTTTCTTGGTTGAGTCCTGGGATACTGTGTAGGTAGAAGAGGTGGGTTATGCCAAGGTTATAGTCTTGGTTTAAAATTAAATATACTTTGGAATTTGTGCATATACTAGTCACCATTCTTCTTCTACTCCAACAGTTGATTGGAGATGTTGGAGTCTGTCCTAAtgtacaatattatcaatattatccCCAGAAACAGATGCATACAGGGCTGGAGTCTTAAGTGCAGCCCCCTGCAGTCCTGTAAGAGTGCAGCCTGAGGTAGCTGTTGACCCAATTAGCCCATCGGGATTTCTCCTGTTGTAGTGCAAGCTGTCCCTGGTTTCTACTGGAATACTTTCCCTGTCAGTATTATAGGTGGACTGTGGGAGGTACTTTATATATGACTGGAGCCAGTCAGCGGGTGCAATTGCATTTGTTGATGTGATGGAAGACTTACCCAATGTCTGGTTGACTTTCATTAAGTTGTCCTTTACAGTTTCTATTTCTTTCTTGACTGAGTCGTGGACATGGGATGCTGTATAGGAAGCAGAGATAGGTTAGACCCGAAGATTATTACTTATAGGTATAATGTGGAAATAGTTGACATGCTAGTCACCATTCTTCTTCAGCTCAGCCAGTTGAATGGAGATGTTGGAATCTGAAATGGAATTAGAATTTATCAGATCCAGCATTTGCATTACCTGACTATGGTATCTTTAGATCCCGTAGCTTGCCTTCAGTTTGATAAGTTCTGAAATACTGACTCCTAAACAGCATAGTATGTTATGTTAAAGGGGCTGGATAAGATTAAAAAAAGGCTTTTGCTATATCCACCCAAACAGCGCCACTCTCGTCTATGGGTTGCGTGTAGTATAGAGACAGAGTTTCCATTCCAAAAAAGCCCGTTATGAAAAGTAGAGTTCTTTGGGAGAAAAAATAACAATTTTTCCATGACCTTGGGCTACCGCACCTCCAGGGGATAATCCTAGTACCCAGAAACCAAAGCAGTGAAGGAGTTAGCTTGGAGCCAAATGCTAAAATGTAAATAAAGCCGGGTTTACATAACCATTATGCATGCCGTTactgttttccgttataacggaaaataatggaatccataagacggaaatcaaaacggaagcctttaacagTCTATGGGCAAACATAACGGATCCGGCTGGTTTCCGTTatacaggacagaaaaaaaagtcctgtcgacaggactttgtcttccgtcctgcataacagaaaccagacggaatgcataacggtgatgtgaatccgGCCTAAGTGGAGGTCACGATATGAAGCCCAATGGGAGCTGTATAGATCCCTATTCAGTGAGGTCCCTCTAGCGGTGGCTTCAGGTAGACAGAATTGTATGCCTGTGTAAGGTGTAGCAATGGTTTTGGGGCCCGGTAACAGAAAACCTAAGCTCCATAGGTTCACTTTCCTGCCCAAGGCATCTGTCATTAGCCCTTTTCCTATCCTAAACAATATAATACTATATAATATAATCACATAATAACTCACCCTAGACCGCCCAGGATATTAGCATAAAAACCTAATACCCCAAGTGTAATATAAAccagtattaaccccttcaaaccttAGACCACTTGAAATACTAGGCATTAATCAGTAAGTTTGGATCTTCaagaacatctgtcagcagatttgtacctatgacactggctgacctgttacatgtgcgcttggcagctgaagacatctgtgttggtcccatgttcatatgtgcccgcattgctgagaaaaataatgttttaatatatccctcttggagcaacgggggcattgccattacacttagaggctctacTTCATCTGAAACTCCTGTGCCAactccattttgattgacagggccaggtgtgatgacagtTTACTACCTGGTCCGGTCAATCAAAATGTAGAGGGTGCGTCAGTTGCAGATAGAGTGGAGTCTCTAAGAGTAACAGCAACGCCCAcgttgttcctagaggctcatttgcatacataaccctttttttctcagcaatgcggaatATATGAAcatggaatcaacacagatgccttcagctgtcaaatGCAAatgcagcaggtcagccagtttcataggtacaaatcggctgacagatgtcctttcagTTCATATTGTAGTTTTGTGGAATAAAGCCCTCTGGCAGACCTTTGAGTACCAGAGAAGATTTAGAAATCTTTTGTTCAAGATAAATACTCACAATAGATAAAGATGACACTGGTCAGAAGAATCAAGAAGAGAAACATGACAATCAGGTAGCAAATTAGAATTATCTTCTTCCAATTCCATGTGAGTTTCTTTTCCGAGGTTTGCTCCACTAAAAGACAACAAGTTCTCAACTACAGTAATAGACGGACTCATCACTAGGACATTGCCAAACTTTTCAAATTAACTTTTTGGGCTTACTTTTCATGAAATTTAAGATTTTTAAAACTGAAGTTTCACTGGAAAGAAAAGCAGCTCAAAATAGCCCTACACATATGTAGGGGCTCGGTTTGGGGTGACCCCAACATTATGCTAGTTCCCCCCGACACAGTGGAGGCGCCACCACTTTTGTTCTTTCTGGAGGAGACGGTAAATCAAGGcacaccccaatgggaaataagtccagagagtcagggtctgcgataaaaccagtgtgcttctttactggaggaactcaagtgcaaaacaatacaggcaaagcACTGAGTTGGCTTTTCCAGTCTCTTCccgggcagaagaagggtttgatgctgaggaaaggcctgagaagGCTGGTACTCTGGCcaagggtctgtggctcagtcatcTGGCTGGTTTCTTGGTAAAAGGCTAGTAACCCAGGGCCTGTGACAGAGTATCTCTGTCTCAggatcttcttctggtcactcatgcagtctggcagagtcacTTCTACTTCACACTGATCCATAtctgcagagtctctcctactaagcaatggtccctatctgcagacaactaggggctcCGACTGCTCTTCTTATACAAAGTTTCTAGCTGacctagaaccttctagtgggagaggTGGAATGGAGAAGTACAGCCTAAATAGACACAGTGTTGCAATTTCATCTGTCAGATATGTATAGAATTTCAATGCAAGTCTTTTGGAATGACTAAACAGGTCTTCAGATGTAAACAAAGCTAAACCAGAGAGTCAAAAGGTCATTGTGTCTGTTTTTCCCTCCAAATCTTTGCATAGGAAGAAAGTCCTGAAATATCTCAGTATTAGCTGTCTGTGCATTTACTCTTTGCGCAGGGTAGTGCAAATACAGTGTAATAACTGCAAACATCAGAATAAATCACTGTGTAAGCTAACcattcaaagtgcaataaagtaagGCGTTTATATCTATAGTAGCAATAGgagcaaatgtccacaaacatgCATATTCCAAAGTACTCTTGCTCCAGGGCTCTACAATAGTATTTAtaggaattattccacagaaaACATTTATTACCAatacacaggataggtgataatggATGATCACTAGGGGCACCACCGATCACTAGGATATGTTCTTGAATTCCCTCTTTTACATCAATGCAGGACCACAGTCAGGAGGAATCTAAATGGGGCAGTGGTCATACTTGTGTCCTGGCTCTCCATTAAGTGCCCATGGGGCTGATGAAAACAGCCAAGCTCTGTACTTGGCTGTCTCTGTCATCCCCATGAGCATTAAATAGAGTGGCCTATGTAACCTCTGCTCTATTCAATCTCAAGGCATGCGGTGAAGTGGAAGGGCCTTCCCAGCCATCATCCATCATATATTTATCATCTTCTCACTTTTTATTGGATAACACCGTTAAATAAGGACCTTTCTATATACTACTTCATAGGTTCCTGTGGCTCCTTACCGGTCTGGTCTCTGAATGCTGCATTTACCGCTGATGATGCAAAATCAAGACCTAAAGTAAGAAGATGGCAGAATGTCTTATGAATGGTATAAGCCACAGTTTATATCCATAGGCAAGGGAAACATATACAGAAAATATATGATGTTGAATATCTTGGAGGATGCCCTTTTCTGGAGCTTGACCCACAGTGGAGTTATCGTACCTATATGCGGTGGCCGAAATAGTGGAATTGTTCTTGGCCCTGACAATGAAGAgcatagatcatgtgatataaaTTCAGACTGGAGGAAAAAACATTTGTCAGCATGCTTCCTTATTGAAGGAACACTCCAGGCATAACTGATACATTATGTTATGACTAGTGTGGAGAGGATGGGGTCAGAGGCAGAGAAGACCTCCTCTCAGTAGTGCACCTCAGACTGGCCAGTCTTCCCGCTCTCCAGTGCATATCACTGTGAAAATGGAGGTGCACCTGGCATTACTACACTGTCACCTGGCTGATGTACAGAATATTGCAATCCCTGAATGAACAGTCCAGAAAACAGGAGAGCAACGACAAACTGAATTCATTGGCACTTAGCTTTACAGAGGCACACATTCTTGGTGGTTAATCATCTACTACACAGAGGTCTAGTAAAGGAAACTGTTTCTGCAAACATCATACTTGCCAACTTTTCATTGTTGGCATCGGGGAGGTACACGAAGGATgctggcaaaatattttttgccactGACACACCCCATTTCCCTTTTTGTAATTGGCCATGCCCCTTCAGAGCACGTTCGGGAGCTGGGGTTGAGTCTAATGATGCAGCATCTTGGCGCCACATACAGTTACAGTTCATGGAGGACTGCTTT
The Bufo gargarizans isolate SCDJY-AF-19 chromosome 2, ASM1485885v1, whole genome shotgun sequence genome window above contains:
- the LOC122929440 gene encoding C-type lectin domain family 4 member G-like, with amino-acid sequence MQNVYGISGKGACGITDDENDADDYENVIDNRKVPTVPERLKKGNKTTCKREDLQLKNLDKPANSIDTPHGPRTIPLFRPPHIGLDFASSAVNAAFRDQTVEQTSEKKLTWNWKKIILICYLIVMFLFLILLTSVIFIYYSNISIQLAELKKNASHVHDSVKKEIETVKDNLMKVNQTLVSQDSTKKAIETVKNDLMNVNQTLLSQLAVLKSDVQSIKKFLGLCTSCPVGWTLLGSSCYFFSSSHQTWPNSQKECSKMDSSLLILNSKMELDVIRPFIGSKRFWIGLRRENGYTWRWVDGMIPVYTNWYAGEPNNSAQREHCTEMISGGWNDLDCSKTIDYICRKVTTCRA